tgacaccaatcccctcctgtctgatataaacccacccccacAGGCCCAGAAAGATTAAGCTCAGCCGGTTACTGggactggacttgtctccattcccgggcCGAGGGGATTGCTGTACCAgacggaggggcaacatttggggctcTCGATTCCCCATCAATTCCCGTTCCCCTTTCTGGTGGatgatggaggggccactgtgtgtaatgtgcaagtcagtaagaattgtcagcaagctctttctaaaagGAGATttcattcagtggaaactttcagacACTGTATTGTAGAttatgtaccaaagatcaatttaggattgaaggaacatttcataattttattgcaaactaatttCTGCCAAGAGtccctgaattaaggggaaagatacatACAGCGTTTCTTAAAGGGACACTGCAGCCATGAGAACACAATCAGAATATATACAGATTAAACACCAGCCCAGTTACACAGGTTATcagcagaatgaacatggttcagttgggatgtgattaccagcagcaataacagtatcttccaactcctgcagtcacttgtgaactcgccggtgtgccagcaggctggatgaccgagtgaaacccttcccacactcggagcaggtgaatggcctctccccggtgtgaactcgctggtgatttagcagggtggatgactgagcgaatcccttcccacactcagagcaagtgaacggcctctccccactgtgaattcgctggtgtctcagcagatcagatgactgagtgaatcccgttCCACACACACAGCAagggaacagcctctccccagtgtgcactTGGTAGTGTtttagcaggtgggatgactgagtgaatcctttcccgcactcagagcagatgaacggtctcgccccggtgtgaactcgctggtgtctcagcaggtgggatgagtgAATGAATCCCTTATCACACTgagtgcaggtgaacggcctctccccagtgtgaactcgctggtgtgtcagcaggtgggatgactcagtgaatctcttcccacactcggagcatgtgaacggcctctccccggtgtgactgcgatgatgaatttccagctcagatgggtaattgaatcccttcccacagtccccacatttccacggtttctccgtggtgcgggtgtccatgtgtctctgcaggttggacgatcagttgaagcctcgtccacacacaacacgtgtccggtttctccccgctgtgaatggtgcgatggttttcaggctgtgtaactggttaaagttctttccacaggcagtgcactggagcaCTCTCCCTCGGGGGAAGATGTGTCTCGGGGCTTCTCCAGTCacactgtgggaaaagatttcaaaccagACAGAACAAATAAACATTTGTTCTTCAatgttcaaaggctgatgatattcaggtcctgaggaatcgagtgactcaatcagatgtttggtttgagtttcccgtctgcatgTCCTCCCTTTCTAATAATCTGTAAAAGattacaaaactcatcactgtaagacaggacagaaattcagacatGACAATTCTAGTTTCTGTGGAACATTCTTTCCGCTCTTCCTCCTCCAAAGCCGTAAATTCCCATCCGAGACtcgctccctcctccctgtgctaaaATCCAAAAACATTGCCGTGTCAAGATTGTTTGTCCACCGCTTCAAATTTTCACCACCATCTCTGgtcgggttcagttctacactcactggttcccctcccctgaaggtgctgactctggctgggttcagttttacacgcactggttcccctccctctcctcccctgaaggtgctgactctggctgggttcagttctacactcactggttcccctccctctccctcccctgaaggtgctgactctggctgggttcacttctacactcactggttcccctccctctcctcccctgaaggtgctgactctggctgggttcagttctacacgcactggttcccctccctctcctcccctgaaggtgctgactctggctgggttcagttctacactcactggttcccctccctctccctcccctgaaggtgctgactctggctgggttcacttctacactcactggttcccctccctctcctcccctgaaggtgctgactctggctgggttcagttctacacgcactggttcccctccctctcctcccctgaaggtgctgactctggctgggttcagttctacactcactggttctcctccctgtccctctcgatggtgggttagggttagggttaggtattgggtgtaatgaactgacgtggatggagaactgattgcagacaggaagcagagagtccggataaacgggtccttttcagagtggtgggcagtgactagtggagtgccgcagggctccgtgctgggaccccagctatttacaatatacattaatgatttggatgaaggaatagagtgtaatatctccaagtttgcaggcgacactaagctgggtggcggtgtgagctgtgagaaagacgctaagaggctgcagggtgacttggacaggttaggtgaatggacaaacgcgtggcagatgcagtataatgtggaaaaatgtgaggttatcgacattggtggcaaaaacacaaagacagaatattatatgaatggcggcagattaggaaaaggggaagtgcagcgagatctgggtatcatggtacatcagtcattgaaagttggcatgcaagtacagctggcggtgaagaaggcaaatggtatgttggccttcataggtagtggatttgagtataagagcagggaggttttactgcagttgtacaaggccttagtgaggcctcacctggaatattgtgttcagtttttgtctcttaatctgaggaaggacgttcttgctgttgagggtgtgcagcgaaggttcaccagactgattcccgggatggctggactgtcatatgaggagagactggatcaactgggcctgtattcactggagcttataaggatgagaggggatctcacagaaacgtgtaagattctgacgggactggacaggttagatgcgggaagaatgctcccgatgttggggaagtccagatccaggggacatagtctaaggataaggggttggccatttaggactgagatgaggagaaacttcttcactcagagagttgttaacctgtggcattctttcccgcagagagttgttgaggccagttcattggatatattcaagagggagtcagatatggccctgacggctaaagggatcaagggatatggagagaaagcgggaaatgggtactgagggaatgatcagccatgatcttattgaatggtggtgcaggctcaaagggccgaatggcctactcctgcatctattttctatgtttctatgctgaccctggctgggttcactgCCTTCTGATTGGTCGCACACGAGTgcttcctttaccaagatggccgcgcatgcgctgcaGTGCTGGGTGAAGCAGGATTTCCTTTACCCACACGGCCGCTGATTGGAGCGCAGGCAGGGACAGCAGGAGCGGCGCACCGTTCAGTGGGAAGCTGTGGGCCTGCAGTGTCAGGGCGTGGATTGAAAGCCCCGCGGCCCGGTGTCCCAGGGTTCCCTCGGTGTCTCAGGGCCCGGTATCTCAGGGCtcggtgtgtcccagtgtcccagggcgcgGTGTGTCTAGGTGTTCCAGGGCGCAGTGTCTCAGGGCCCAGTATGTCCCGGTGTCCCAAGGCCCGGTGTGTCCCAGGGCCcagtgtgtcccggtgtcccagggcCCGGTGTATCCCAGGGCCcagtgtgtcccggtgtcccagggcccggtgtttcccagtgtctggtgtgtcccggtgtcccagggcCCAATGTCCCAGGGCccagagtgtcccagtgtcctagtgtccaagggctcggtatgtcccagtgtcccggtgtcctagtgtcccagggcCCGGTGTGTCCCAGGGCCcagagtgtcccggtgtcctagtgtct
This Pristiophorus japonicus isolate sPriJap1 chromosome 22, sPriJap1.hap1, whole genome shotgun sequence DNA region includes the following protein-coding sequences:
- the LOC139234808 gene encoding zinc finger protein 239-like, translating into MDTRTTEKPWKCGDCGKGFNYPSELEIHHRSHTGERPFTCSECGKRFTESSHLLTHQRVHTGERPFTCTQCDKGFIHSSHLLRHQRVHTGARPFICSECGKGFTQSSHLLKHYQVHTGERLFPCCVCGTGFTQSSDLLRHQRIHSGERPFTCSECGKGFAQSSTLLNHQRVHTGERPFTCSECGKGFTRSSSLLAHRRVHK